The Argopecten irradians isolate NY chromosome 4, Ai_NY, whole genome shotgun sequence genome has a window encoding:
- the LOC138322469 gene encoding neuropeptide-like protein 31 has protein sequence MNSITVTLSALALLLAVGCCLGDGYGMGGGYDVYGSGMHGGYSGGYGHGYGKGYVGGYGHGYSGYGKGYGKGYTTQETAMYVPYYAGPPPGALAGAAVANNQDDNSLLYLGGGLLLLLLLLNNNNNSG, from the exons ATGAACTCAATCACCGTTACCCTTTCGGCTTTGGCCCTCCTTTTGGCTGTTGGATGCTGTCTCGGAGATGGCTATGGCATGGGCGGCGGATATGACGTATACGGAAGTGGAATGCATGGCGGATATAGCGGCGGATATGGCCACGGATACGGAAAGGGCTACGTAGGCGGATATGGCCATGGATACAGCGGATATGGAAAGGGATACGGCAAGGGATATACCACACAGGAAACAGCTATGTATGTTCCTTACTACGCCGGACCACCACCAGGCGCTCTTGCCGGAGCTGCCGTCGCTAACAACCAGGATGATAACTCACTCCTTTATT TGGGAGGTGGTCTTCTGCTTCTGTTGCTTCTcctcaacaacaacaacaacagcggTTAA
- the LOC138321259 gene encoding uncharacterized protein, with translation MIRQTLIWCVFINIAIFLCHQVNGQQGTGFFSTVPQVATSQLSASPVFQVNSGAVSTFTTGPAQTGEQNYRELVRYRPYYVEDDNSVGFSVVTLLLLGLLYSIIIMTNQSQTDTMTTMLSVGMGAYLGYGYGGGRGGGRGGGGGGPPGGGPPGGGPPGGGGPPGGGGPRGGGGPRGR, from the exons ATGATTCGCCAGACATTAATATGGTGCGTGTTTATCAACATCGCAATTTTCCTTTGCCACCAAGTTAATGGCCAACAAGGAACCGGCTTCTTTAGCACGGTGCCACAAGTGGCTACTTCCCAGCTGTCGGCGTCGCCAGTGTTCCAGGTTAATAGTGGGGCCGTGAGCACGTTCACTACTGGACCAGCGCAGACAGGGGAACAGAATTACCGGGAATTGGTCAGATACAGACCGTATTACGTCGAGGATGACAACAGTGTCGGGTTTTCAG tgGTTACCTTGTTGTTGCTCGGTCTCTTATACAGCATAATTATCATGACAAATCAATCTCAGACGGATACCATGACTACCATGCTTAGTGTTGGTATGGGTGCTTATCTCGGATATGG CTATGGCGGAGGACGAGGAGGCGGAAGAGGTGGAGGAGGCGGAGGTCCACCAGGCGGAGGTCCACCAGGCGGAGGTCCACCAGGCGGGGGAGGTCCTCCAGGCGGTGGAGGCCCTCGAGGCGGTGGAGGACCTCGAGGCCGTTGA